The sequence below is a genomic window from Sulfurihydrogenibium subterraneum DSM 15120.
CATCGTATGTACCATTTTCTTGATAATGAGCATTTGTTAGAGCCCCCCACATTGTCTGTCCAGAGATAAATAAATCCGTTTCTTTCACTACTCCCCACTTGGTAGAGCCTATATGAATAGGTTGATTTTGTTTAAAAATAAGTTTATACCAAGTCATTTTAATCCCCCAGTGCCTTAGCGTGATAACGAGCATAAATAAGGGTTTTTTCAAGGAGCTGTTTTAAGAAAAGGAGTTTGTGTAGGTCGTTTGAAATATTTTGAAAGTATTGTTGTTTATTATTTTCATCAAAGCTAATATCAAGAATTTTGAATAAATCTTTTAACTTGTTTAAAAATATCTTTTCAGGTTCTTTATTATCTTTACCATTCTGAGAAATTATATAAACATAATAAGCATATACTCCATTATTATTTAATACTCCCAAAGCTTTATCT
It includes:
- a CDS encoding type III-B CRISPR module-associated protein Cmr5; the protein is MSNQTNNLNIESLIAKVSYELVSEIQNSQNKKKLKNLIDKALGVLNNNGVYAYYVYIISQNGKDNKEPEKIFLNKLKDLFKILDISFDENNKQQYFQNISNDLHKLLFLKQLLEKTLIYARYHAKALGD